The Lacrimispora xylanolytica genome has a segment encoding these proteins:
- a CDS encoding ABC transporter substrate-binding protein codes for MKKKMALLMTGLLAAAALAGCGGSKTSATTAAPETTKETETTTAAAKQDGGKLTMSWWGNQVRNERTQAALDLYAEQNPGITIEGQFSEWSDYWNKLATSAAGQSIPDIVQMDYMYIDQYVKNDLLVDLKPYIDDKTLDVSNISENTMASGTVEGGVYAICAGINSPAMMYNKTLLDQNGITVKDYLTIDEFEDLCRQVYEKTGYKTSIVYGTAQTYLDYFMRAYDVVLFGDKKMGGTKEDYIPFFEMYTRGLKEGWLIDPGVFAEISVGSVEQDPMVYGSSPETMSWCAFANSNQLTAIQKAAPEGVTVGMTTWPSPDPKKSGYLKSSQFFSIGSHTKNAEEAVKVLNFLINSSDANNILLGERGVPASSKIAEELSPKMDEINQEIIRYINDVVTPNSSPINPPQPDGASEVFNLLNQVQEQLCYGAYDAATAAEEFYNGANKIMSQK; via the coding sequence ATGAAGAAAAAAATGGCATTGCTCATGACAGGTCTTCTGGCAGCAGCAGCTCTGGCCGGCTGTGGGGGAAGCAAGACTTCCGCAACAACCGCGGCTCCTGAGACCACCAAGGAAACAGAGACTACCACAGCAGCGGCTAAGCAGGATGGGGGAAAGCTTACCATGAGCTGGTGGGGAAATCAGGTTCGTAATGAAAGGACCCAGGCAGCACTTGATCTGTACGCGGAGCAGAATCCGGGAATCACCATTGAGGGACAGTTCTCTGAATGGTCCGATTACTGGAACAAGCTTGCCACATCAGCAGCCGGCCAGTCCATTCCGGACATCGTCCAGATGGATTATATGTACATTGACCAGTATGTGAAAAATGATCTGCTGGTAGACTTAAAGCCATACATAGACGATAAGACACTCGATGTGTCAAATATCTCAGAGAATACCATGGCTTCCGGTACGGTAGAGGGAGGGGTATATGCCATCTGCGCAGGCATCAATTCACCGGCTATGATGTACAACAAGACACTTCTTGACCAGAACGGAATTACCGTAAAGGATTATTTAACCATTGACGAGTTTGAGGACCTTTGCCGTCAGGTATACGAAAAGACCGGCTATAAGACCTCCATTGTTTACGGAACTGCCCAGACTTATCTGGATTACTTTATGAGAGCCTATGATGTTGTGCTGTTTGGAGACAAAAAGATGGGTGGTACAAAGGAAGATTACATCCCATTCTTTGAGATGTATACCAGGGGATTAAAAGAGGGCTGGCTCATCGATCCAGGCGTATTTGCTGAAATCTCCGTGGGCTCCGTAGAGCAGGACCCAATGGTTTATGGCTCCAGCCCGGAAACCATGTCCTGGTGTGCTTTTGCAAACTCCAATCAGCTGACTGCCATTCAAAAGGCAGCACCAGAAGGCGTGACTGTTGGTATGACTACATGGCCGTCTCCTGATCCAAAGAAATCCGGTTACTTAAAATCCAGCCAGTTCTTTTCCATTGGCTCCCATACAAAGAACGCAGAGGAGGCGGTTAAAGTCCTTAACTTCCTTATCAATTCAAGTGATGCTAATAACATTTTGTTAGGCGAGCGCGGAGTTCCGGCTTCCAGCAAAATTGCAGAAGAGCTTTCTCCTAAGATGGATGAGATCAATCAGGAAATCATTCGTTATATCAATGATGTAGTAACTCCTAACAGTTCTCCGATCAACCCACCACAGCCTGATGGAGCAAGTGAGGTATTCAACCTATTAAATCAGGTACAGGAGCAGTTATGCTACGGTGCTTATGACGCTGCTACCGCTGCAGAAGAATTCTACAACGGTGCCAATAAGATCATGAGCCAGAAATAA
- a CDS encoding response regulator: MLKLMIADDERMIRESISSLIDWNSLGIELIGTCSDGIEAYNMILDETPDIVLTDIRMPGLSGLELVERISQTDLGTQFIILSGFGEFKYAKQAMKFRVHHYLLKPCNEGQIIESMKDVVKEYYHRRAFQDLKERQKALTHNLHYSVLANIINERIFLQESPERAWDSYSGFMDFFNTGYEMCYLHYLEEEHLTSVLNQVSFYMMEHAPGITVYSIYVKNTLILFFESHQVSYDKLDAFMMSLSPHKAFTELSYVRATYASLSGLIETLTGKIERYGMIYFMNGLQPVPICNYKNLISKIEQLTTSLMQSEDSDSGNASLEELLNTIKNIGNLDFLKQTASRMVIKFTTGNRYYSTLEATEYLMTLNEQTHIEVLKNMLIEKILHIMEQPHENPQCCSPFIEKVKQCVENNLSNPNLTLKWIAENYLFMNVDYVSARFIKETKQKFSNYLATIRIQKAKQLLTEGNAEQIQWVAEQVGCGNNPQYFSQIFKKHTGMTPSAYVKRLNGGEK; the protein is encoded by the coding sequence ATGCTAAAGTTAATGATTGCCGACGATGAGCGAATGATCCGGGAATCCATTTCTTCCCTCATCGACTGGAACAGTCTTGGAATTGAGTTAATCGGTACCTGCAGCGACGGGATCGAGGCTTATAACATGATTCTTGATGAGACTCCAGATATTGTGCTCACCGACATTAGAATGCCAGGTTTATCGGGCCTTGAGCTGGTGGAAAGAATCTCACAGACAGACCTTGGCACCCAGTTTATTATTCTCTCCGGCTTTGGAGAATTTAAGTATGCCAAGCAGGCCATGAAATTCCGGGTCCACCATTATCTTCTAAAACCCTGCAACGAGGGACAGATCATAGAAAGCATGAAGGATGTGGTAAAGGAATACTATCACCGCCGGGCGTTCCAGGATTTAAAGGAGAGGCAGAAGGCCCTGACCCACAATCTTCATTACAGCGTACTGGCAAATATCATCAACGAGCGGATTTTTCTTCAGGAATCACCGGAGCGGGCCTGGGATTCCTATTCCGGCTTCATGGATTTTTTTAATACCGGGTATGAGATGTGTTATCTTCATTATCTGGAGGAGGAACATCTAACATCAGTTCTCAATCAGGTTTCCTTCTACATGATGGAGCACGCGCCAGGAATTACGGTTTACAGCATTTATGTGAAGAACACCCTGATCCTGTTTTTTGAAAGCCATCAGGTTTCCTATGATAAGCTGGATGCCTTTATGATGTCACTGTCTCCCCATAAGGCTTTCACAGAGCTTTCCTATGTAAGAGCGACTTATGCCAGTCTTTCTGGCTTAATTGAGACTCTCACCGGTAAAATCGAGAGGTACGGAATGATATATTTCATGAATGGCCTGCAGCCCGTTCCCATCTGTAACTACAAGAACCTGATTTCAAAGATTGAACAGCTTACTACCTCCCTGATGCAGTCAGAAGACTCAGATTCTGGCAATGCCTCCTTAGAGGAGCTTTTGAATACCATTAAAAATATCGGAAACCTGGATTTTCTAAAGCAGACAGCCTCCCGAATGGTCATTAAATTCACAACAGGAAATCGGTATTATTCCACTTTGGAAGCTACAGAATATTTAATGACCTTAAACGAACAGACACATATAGAGGTCCTAAAAAACATGCTCATAGAGAAAATTCTGCACATTATGGAACAGCCCCATGAAAATCCCCAGTGCTGCAGTCCGTTCATCGAAAAAGTCAAGCAATGTGTAGAAAATAACTTAAGTAACCCTAATCTGACCTTAAAGTGGATTGCAGAAAATTATCTTTTCATGAATGTGGATTATGTCAGTGCCCGTTTTATCAAGGAAACAAAGCAGAAATTCTCCAACTACTTAGCAACGATTCGCATTCAAAAGGCAAAGCAGCTGTTAACAGAAGGGAATGCAGAACAGATTCAATGGGTGGCGGAACAGGTGGGCTGTGGGAATAATCCCCAATATTTCAGCCAGATTTTCAAAAAGCATACTGGCATGACGCCCAGTGCCTATGTGAAACGCTTAAATGGAGGGGAAAAATAA
- a CDS encoding Gfo/Idh/MocA family protein, with protein MEQVRLGIIGIGNMGSGHVKNILEAELSQLTITAVADRQESRRTWAKEHLPESVAIFEEGTELIDSGTCDAVLIVVPHYQHPELTIYALNHGLHVLCEKPAGVYTKQVREMNEAAKKSDRVFAMMFNQRTNSIYRKMHELVTGGELGAIKRVNWIVTDWYRTQSYYDSGSWRATWDGEGGGVLLNQCPHNMDLIQWICGMPSKVRAFCHNGKWHDIEVEDDVTAYMEYPNGATGVFVTTTADAPGTNRFEVTLEMGKLVCEDNKLTLYKLSENERTFCKTAKGGFDTPECTITEVETDGLNEQHMGVIKAFANRILHGTPLVADGVEGINGLTLSNAMHLSSWQEKDIELPFDEDLFLEELTKRRMASKKKEGTGVVFSTEGSY; from the coding sequence ATGGAACAGGTGAGACTTGGAATTATTGGAATTGGAAATATGGGGTCAGGACATGTAAAGAACATATTGGAAGCGGAGCTTTCTCAGCTGACAATCACTGCAGTGGCAGACAGACAGGAGAGCCGGAGGACCTGGGCGAAAGAACATCTGCCGGAATCCGTGGCAATCTTTGAGGAAGGAACCGAATTAATTGATTCCGGAACCTGCGATGCAGTACTGATTGTAGTTCCTCATTATCAGCATCCGGAGCTTACAATATATGCCTTAAATCATGGTCTTCATGTACTTTGTGAAAAGCCAGCCGGTGTTTACACCAAGCAGGTACGGGAGATGAATGAGGCGGCAAAAAAGAGTGACCGGGTGTTTGCCATGATGTTCAATCAGAGAACCAACAGCATCTACCGGAAGATGCATGAGCTGGTAACCGGAGGAGAGCTTGGGGCCATTAAGAGAGTGAATTGGATCGTAACCGACTGGTACCGCACCCAGTCCTATTACGATTCCGGAAGCTGGAGAGCTACGTGGGATGGGGAAGGCGGCGGAGTTTTACTGAATCAGTGCCCCCACAATATGGACTTAATCCAGTGGATTTGTGGAATGCCAAGCAAGGTAAGGGCTTTCTGCCACAATGGAAAATGGCATGACATTGAAGTGGAAGACGATGTGACCGCCTATATGGAATATCCCAATGGAGCAACCGGCGTTTTTGTTACCACCACAGCAGACGCCCCTGGGACCAACCGATTTGAAGTCACCCTGGAGATGGGCAAGCTGGTATGCGAAGATAACAAGCTGACACTTTATAAGCTGTCAGAGAATGAGCGTACCTTCTGTAAAACAGCAAAAGGCGGCTTTGATACTCCGGAATGCACCATAACCGAGGTGGAAACAGATGGACTCAATGAGCAGCATATGGGAGTTATTAAGGCATTTGCCAATCGGATTCTTCATGGGACTCCTCTTGTGGCAGACGGTGTGGAGGGTATCAACGGACTGACCTTATCAAATGCTATGCATTTATCCAGCTGGCAGGAGAAAGACATTGAACTTCCATTTGATGAAGACCTCTTCTTAGAGGAGCTTACGAAGCGCCGTATGGCATCTAAGAAAAAGGAAGGCACAGGAGTGGTGTTCAGCACAGAGGGAAGTTATTAA
- a CDS encoding sugar phosphate isomerase/epimerase family protein: MWEGIQLSGFADEIDTNLGKQIEVLKKLQMNHVEMRGVNGKGLVDYSINEAREIKKQLDESGIQLSSVGSPIGKIKITDDFAPHMELYKHTVEIAHEMETPYIRMFSFFMPEHESYDPYHGKVMDQLGQFVDYAKASNIILLHENEKDIYGDVADRCLELMKEFYGEHFKAVFDFANFVQCKQDTLSAYEMLKPYIAYIHIKDALWSDGSVVPAGHGDGNVEKILKMLKDSGYQGFLSLEPHLADFAGFSSLEQSAGEKKKLSGEEAFTIACEALRKILERI, encoded by the coding sequence ATGTGGGAAGGAATTCAGTTATCCGGGTTTGCGGATGAAATTGATACGAATTTAGGCAAGCAGATTGAGGTGTTAAAAAAACTTCAAATGAATCATGTGGAGATGCGCGGAGTAAACGGAAAAGGTCTGGTGGATTACTCCATAAATGAAGCAAGGGAAATTAAAAAGCAGTTAGACGAGTCTGGAATCCAGTTATCTTCCGTAGGTTCTCCTATTGGAAAGATTAAGATTACCGATGATTTTGCACCTCACATGGAGCTTTATAAGCATACCGTGGAGATTGCACATGAGATGGAGACGCCCTATATCCGTATGTTCAGCTTCTTCATGCCGGAACATGAAAGCTATGATCCTTATCATGGAAAAGTCATGGACCAGTTAGGTCAGTTTGTGGATTATGCCAAGGCAAGTAATATCATTCTTCTTCATGAAAATGAAAAGGATATCTATGGTGATGTGGCAGACCGCTGCCTGGAGCTGATGAAGGAATTTTATGGGGAACATTTTAAGGCTGTGTTTGATTTTGCAAACTTTGTCCAGTGTAAGCAGGATACACTCTCTGCTTATGAGATGTTAAAGCCATACATTGCTTACATTCACATCAAGGATGCTCTTTGGTCTGATGGCAGCGTAGTTCCGGCAGGTCATGGAGATGGAAATGTGGAAAAGATTCTTAAGATGTTAAAGGACAGTGGATATCAGGGATTTTTATCTCTGGAGCCTCATCTGGCTGACTTTGCAGGCTTTAGCTCCCTGGAGCAGAGTGCAGGAGAGAAGAAAAAGCTGAGTGGGGAAGAGGCATTTACCATTGCCTGTGAAGCACTTCGTAAGATTCTTGAGAGAATTTAG
- a CDS encoding cache domain-containing sensor histidine kinase, with protein sequence MKSFLRNLSLKKKIQSIVFLSILLLAFTSYLSLRISSQAHQKVLHQTVATTLSFSAQELNNRLENIRTMADMLLADNSMQKSLGVYKDSSQTQDRTIAYKTLYTTLNEYYFNFRKNNINYMSLYQGNISVHTHIMTKEKLPSEIKNDLIKRAEEGKGKTLWVTDYSQEYGLFMVKNIRRSQFLKLDSIGNLIVNIDINQLMNSFTSSSRLNEKAVYILYQNGHFIYNSSALPSDQALLQGFDSRYGRVNLESNNYFYVKRSVPDLGWDFVCMIPYNDIVESLQVSFYLCIVITIGAMALAMALSSALIDSITRHFNILLLKMNNLADGQNQQLTIRYDYKERFDEVGILHTRFDQMVLAVNELIRTNYLNEILKKEAQLKALENQMNPHFLYNTLESINWRAKALGARDISSMAEALGTLLRITLDQKSKQVTLRRELEMVQCYMTIQKYRYEDRLEYQVMVPPELLDLSVLKLTLQPLVENAIRYGLEENTEGCQIRIIAAITDGVLSVSVMNNGSQFEDNLLEKLRYHQITPHGFGIGLLNIQERMKLTYGSAGSLSLYNEKEQAVAKLSFPLSSDQEEDGCQKGEISC encoded by the coding sequence ATGAAATCCTTTCTCCGCAATTTATCCTTAAAAAAGAAGATTCAGTCCATCGTATTCTTAAGCATCCTGCTCTTAGCCTTTACATCCTACCTAAGCCTCCGTATCTCCTCCCAGGCCCATCAAAAGGTACTTCACCAGACGGTGGCCACCACTCTCTCCTTTTCTGCCCAGGAGTTAAACAACCGGCTGGAAAATATCCGCACCATGGCAGATATGCTGCTGGCCGACAATTCCATGCAAAAAAGCCTTGGGGTCTATAAGGATTCCTCTCAGACCCAGGACCGGACCATTGCTTACAAGACCCTTTATACTACCTTAAATGAGTACTACTTTAATTTCCGTAAGAACAACATCAATTACATGAGCCTTTATCAGGGAAATATATCCGTTCATACCCATATCATGACGAAGGAAAAGCTTCCAAGTGAGATAAAGAATGATTTAATCAAACGAGCTGAGGAAGGAAAAGGAAAGACCTTATGGGTCACGGATTACAGCCAGGAATACGGTCTTTTTATGGTAAAGAATATCAGGCGGTCCCAGTTTTTAAAGCTGGATTCCATTGGAAATCTCATTGTGAACATTGATATCAATCAGCTGATGAACTCCTTTACCAGCTCCAGCAGACTCAATGAAAAGGCGGTCTATATTCTATATCAGAACGGACATTTTATCTACAATTCTTCCGCCCTTCCGTCAGATCAGGCTCTGCTTCAAGGCTTTGATTCCAGATATGGGCGGGTCAATTTAGAATCAAACAATTATTTCTATGTAAAACGAAGCGTACCAGATCTTGGTTGGGATTTTGTGTGTATGATTCCCTATAACGATATTGTGGAATCCCTCCAGGTAAGCTTCTATCTCTGCATTGTCATAACCATTGGAGCCATGGCTCTGGCCATGGCATTGTCCTCAGCCCTCATTGATTCCATTACAAGACACTTTAATATCCTTCTTCTTAAAATGAACAATCTGGCAGACGGGCAGAACCAGCAGCTTACCATACGCTACGATTACAAGGAACGTTTTGATGAGGTAGGAATCTTACATACCCGCTTTGACCAGATGGTCTTAGCTGTCAATGAGCTTATCAGGACCAATTATCTTAATGAGATACTTAAAAAAGAAGCTCAGCTTAAAGCCCTGGAAAACCAGATGAATCCCCACTTTTTATACAATACCTTAGAGTCCATTAACTGGAGGGCAAAGGCTCTTGGGGCCAGGGATATCTCTTCCATGGCGGAAGCCCTTGGAACCCTTCTAAGGATCACCCTGGACCAAAAAAGCAAGCAGGTGACCTTACGCAGGGAGCTTGAGATGGTCCAGTGCTATATGACCATTCAAAAGTACCGGTATGAGGACCGTCTGGAATACCAGGTGATGGTGCCTCCAGAGCTTCTTGACTTAAGTGTCTTAAAGCTCACCCTTCAGCCCCTGGTTGAAAATGCAATCCGTTACGGTCTGGAAGAAAATACGGAAGGCTGTCAGATTCGGATTATTGCAGCCATTACGGACGGAGTCCTATCCGTTTCTGTCATGAACAACGGCTCCCAGTTTGAAGACAACCTGTTAGAAAAGCTAAGATACCATCAGATTACCCCCCATGGCTTTGGAATAGGGCTTCTTAACATCCAGGAGCGCATGAAACTGACCTACGGCTCTGCCGGAAGCCTTTCCCTATATAATGAAAAGGAACAAGCCGTTGCAAAGCTTTCCTTTCCCCTGTCAAGTGATCAGGAGGAAGATGGCTGCCAGAAAGGAGAGATATCATGCTAA
- a CDS encoding Gfo/Idh/MocA family protein: MVRVGIVGCGSIGRVHAMSLNGLSGVSLCAFADIHKERAEEYSKEYTGGEGRAYESLEEMLQKEDLEAVHICTPHFCHTDLAVEGLEKGISVFMEKPPAITREQFVRLSKAEQSSKGRLGICFQNRYNETTKEVSRILKEEILGKVKGGRAFVTWNRGQSYYTESEWRGSLQTEGGGALMNQSIHTLDLLLHWLGRPVRTEATIRNHHLKCVIEVEDMVEAYMEFTKGDDPVRATFYATTAFGYDAPVFIELVCEKGVIRLEGGSVWYRTWEDEEPVYFQAAKGLAPGKEYWGRGHEACIRDFYHCLLTKEAYGNDLSSVENTFFTVMDIYDSARNKER; this comes from the coding sequence ATGGTTCGGGTTGGTATCGTTGGGTGCGGTAGCATTGGAAGGGTTCATGCCATGAGCCTAAATGGACTTTCGGGGGTCAGTCTTTGTGCGTTTGCAGATATCCATAAGGAACGGGCGGAGGAATATTCAAAGGAATATACCGGTGGTGAGGGAAGAGCTTATGAATCTTTGGAAGAGATGCTTCAAAAGGAGGATTTAGAGGCGGTCCACATCTGTACGCCTCATTTCTGCCACACGGACTTGGCAGTGGAAGGATTAGAGAAGGGGATTTCCGTATTTATGGAGAAACCGCCAGCCATCACCAGAGAGCAGTTTGTCAGGCTTTCAAAGGCGGAACAATCAAGCAAGGGAAGACTTGGCATCTGCTTTCAGAACCGCTATAACGAGACTACAAAAGAGGTCAGCCGTATCTTAAAGGAGGAGATTCTGGGAAAGGTAAAGGGGGGAAGAGCCTTTGTTACCTGGAACCGGGGGCAGTCCTATTATACGGAAAGCGAATGGCGGGGAAGCCTCCAGACGGAGGGGGGTGGAGCTTTAATGAACCAGTCCATTCATACCCTGGATCTTTTGCTGCACTGGCTTGGAAGGCCTGTAAGGACGGAGGCAACCATCAGAAACCACCATTTGAAATGTGTGATAGAGGTGGAGGATATGGTAGAGGCGTATATGGAGTTTACGAAAGGGGATGACCCGGTTCGTGCAACATTTTACGCGACAACCGCTTTTGGATACGATGCTCCTGTTTTTATTGAACTGGTATGTGAAAAGGGAGTAATCAGGCTGGAAGGTGGTTCCGTCTGGTACAGGACCTGGGAAGACGAAGAGCCGGTTTATTTTCAGGCAGCAAAGGGGCTGGCTCCGGGAAAGGAATACTGGGGCAGAGGACATGAAGCCTGCATCAGGGACTTTTATCACTGCTTACTGACGAAAGAAGCTTATGGCAATGACCTTTCCTCTGTGGAAAACACATTCTTTACAGTAATGGATATTTATGATTCAGCAAGAAATAAGGAGAGATGA